The bacterium genome has a segment encoding these proteins:
- a CDS encoding inorganic pyrophosphatase, whose product MPYRLGFHQWRPHPWHGLPVGPNPPEVVTAYIEITPFDLVKYEVDKTSGYLKVDRPQRTSSQPPALYGFVPRTYCGKRVGAMAGKGIMGDGDPLDICVISERPVNKSEVILSARVVGGLLMLDKGEADDKIIAVLENDNIWGKARDISDLPPVLVERLNHYFTTYKLAPGEESPVHIEKAYGHERAFEVIAASIEDYKKEYAG is encoded by the coding sequence ATGCCCTATAGACTCGGATTTCACCAATGGCGCCCCCACCCCTGGCACGGCCTTCCCGTGGGGCCGAACCCTCCCGAGGTGGTCACCGCCTATATCGAGATAACCCCCTTCGACCTCGTAAAGTACGAAGTGGACAAGACCTCCGGCTACCTGAAGGTCGACCGCCCGCAGAGAACCTCCTCCCAGCCCCCCGCCCTCTACGGCTTCGTACCGCGCACCTACTGCGGCAAGCGCGTGGGAGCGATGGCGGGCAAGGGGATAATGGGCGACGGCGACCCCCTCGACATCTGCGTCATAAGCGAGCGGCCGGTGAACAAAAGCGAAGTGATACTCTCCGCGCGCGTCGTCGGCGGCCTTCTGATGCTGGACAAGGGAGAGGCGGACGACAAGATAATCGCGGTGCTTGAAAACGACAACATCTGGGGGAAGGCGCGCGATATTTCCGATCTGCCCCCGGTGCTGGTGGAGAGGCTGAACCATTACTTCACCACCTACAAACTCGCTCCGGGCGAGGAGTCGCCGGTGCACATCGAAAAAGCGTACGGCCACGAAAGGGCTTTTGAGGTAATCGCGGCTTCGATAGAGGATTACAAAAAAGAATATGCCGGTTGA